The following coding sequences lie in one Spinacia oleracea cultivar Varoflay chromosome 1, BTI_SOV_V1, whole genome shotgun sequence genomic window:
- the LOC110774711 gene encoding uncharacterized protein isoform X1, whose product MIGSMAATSAILNDTALVYSSTGSVDSSSDTPLNEGQCHWFSPKASNHIEVGNGGYYDRGDGAFAYKYQLENDVRSLHQQLQEEKELHATLENAIEKNVMELSTPSHFPQHAVELLSSIAALEASISELQEEMISLHYQLSQERNERRLAEYRLQRSNSKKTSSPSWQESQLSSKMHPKCSGPVNTGKLTKELSSKGLWNHPNRLSEEMVRCMRSIFISLAESSPSSNGTTMDLPSSPRAHPSNAPSWSLSEHLMVPMWAKSPQIDLPHDSEVLGTDSTFDPYKVSGKLSWLEIGRYGLATEVSWMSVGKRQLEYAAGSLRRFRILVEQLAKVNPILLSSDEKLAFWINLYNALIMHAYLAYGVPRSEMKFFSLLQKAAYTVGGQLFSAAVIEYVILKMRPPIHRPQIALLLPLNKLKVSEEQKKFAIDSYEPNIAFALSCGMYSSPAIQVFTAKNVRDELEAAQRDFIRASVGVSSKGKLLVPKMLHCFSRNNVDDSKLAQWISRYLPQEQAAFIEQHITQKRQKLFGSRNCGVLPFDSRFRYLFVPEMVYQ is encoded by the exons ATGATTGGAAGTATGGCTGCAACTTCAGCTATCCT AAATGATACCGCACTTGTGTATTCTTCAACTGGTTCAGTTGATAGTAGTTCGGATACTCCATTGAATGAGGGTCAGTGCCATTGGTTTTCTCCCAAG GCAAGCAATCATATTGAAGTCGGAAATGGGGGATACTATGACAGAGGTGATGGTGCTTTTGCTTACAAATATCAGCTTGAGAACGAT GTTCGAAGTTTACACCAACAGTTGCAGGAGGAAAAGGAATTGCATGCGACTCTGGAAAATGCTATCGAAAAGAATGTCATGGAATTATCTACTCCATCTCACTTTCCCCAGCAT GCAGTAGAGCTTTTGTCCAGTATTGCAGCGCTAGAGGCCTCGATTTCAGAGCTTCAAGAGGAGATGATTTCACTCCATTATCAACTGAGTCAAGAAAGAAATGAAAGGAGACTTGCTGAATACCGATTGCAACGTTCTAATTCCAAGAAGACATCTTCACCTTCCTGGCAG GAGAGCCAATTATCTTCAAAAATGCATCCCAAGTGTAGCGGGCCTGTGAATACTGGGAAGCTCACTAAAGAGCTTTCTTCTAAGGGACTATGGAATCATCCTAATCGGTTATCAGAGGAGATGGTGCGATGCATGAGAAGTATTTTCATCTCTTTGGCTGAATCTTCCCCTTCGTCAAATGGCACCACAATGGATTTGCCAAGTTCACCCCGTGCTCATCCTTCAAATGCTCCATCATGGTCATTATCTGAACACTTGATGGTTCCCATGTGGGCAAAAAGCCCACAGATTGATTTGCCTCATGATTCGGAGGTGCTAGGAACAGACAGTACTTTTGACCCTTATAAAGTCAGTGGAAAATTAAGTTGGTTGGAGATTGGGAGATATGGATTGGCAACAGAAGTTTCTTGGATGTCAGTTGGTAAAAGGCAGCTGGAATATGCTGCAGGATCACTGCGGAGATTCAG GATACTTGTTGAGCAATTGGCCAAAGTGAATCCTATCCTCTTGAGCAGTGATGAAAAGCTGGCTTTCTGGATCAACTTGTATAACGCCTTGATTATGCAT GCTTATCTGGCATATGGGGTCCCGCGAAGTGAAATGAAGTTCTTTTCGTTGCTGCAAAAG GCAGCTTATACAGTCGGTGGCCAATTATTCAGTGCTGCTGTCATTGAGTATGTGATCCTGAAGATGAGACCACCTATTCATCGTCCTCAAATT GCTCTGCTACTGCCTCTTAACAAGCTAAAGGTATCAGAGGAACAAAAAAAATTCGCAATTGATTCTTATGAACCAAATATCGCATTTGCCCTCAGCTGTGGGATGTACTCATCGCCTGCG ATTCAGGTGTTCACAGCAAAGAATGTCAGAGATGAACTTGAAGCAGCACAGCGTGATTTCATTCGGGCTTCTGTTGGTGTGAGTAGCAAAGGGAAGTTGCTGGTTCCAAAGATGCTGCACTGCTTTTCCAGAAATAACGTTGATGATTCAAAACTTGCTCAGTGGATATCGCGTTATCTGCCTCAGGAGCAGGCTGCTTTCATCGAGCAACACATTACTCAAAAGCGGCAGAAGCTATTTGGTTCTCGGAATTGTGGGGTCCTTCCTTTTGATTCTCGGTTTCGCTACCTTTTTGTGCCTGAAATGGTTTACCAATAA
- the LOC110774711 gene encoding uncharacterized protein isoform X2 — protein sequence MIGSMAATSAILNDTALVYSSTGSVDSSSDTPLNEGQCHWFSPKASNHIEVGNGGYYDRGDGAFAYKYQLENDAVELLSSIAALEASISELQEEMISLHYQLSQERNERRLAEYRLQRSNSKKTSSPSWQESQLSSKMHPKCSGPVNTGKLTKELSSKGLWNHPNRLSEEMVRCMRSIFISLAESSPSSNGTTMDLPSSPRAHPSNAPSWSLSEHLMVPMWAKSPQIDLPHDSEVLGTDSTFDPYKVSGKLSWLEIGRYGLATEVSWMSVGKRQLEYAAGSLRRFRILVEQLAKVNPILLSSDEKLAFWINLYNALIMHAYLAYGVPRSEMKFFSLLQKAAYTVGGQLFSAAVIEYVILKMRPPIHRPQIALLLPLNKLKVSEEQKKFAIDSYEPNIAFALSCGMYSSPAIQVFTAKNVRDELEAAQRDFIRASVGVSSKGKLLVPKMLHCFSRNNVDDSKLAQWISRYLPQEQAAFIEQHITQKRQKLFGSRNCGVLPFDSRFRYLFVPEMVYQ from the exons ATGATTGGAAGTATGGCTGCAACTTCAGCTATCCT AAATGATACCGCACTTGTGTATTCTTCAACTGGTTCAGTTGATAGTAGTTCGGATACTCCATTGAATGAGGGTCAGTGCCATTGGTTTTCTCCCAAG GCAAGCAATCATATTGAAGTCGGAAATGGGGGATACTATGACAGAGGTGATGGTGCTTTTGCTTACAAATATCAGCTTGAGAACGAT GCAGTAGAGCTTTTGTCCAGTATTGCAGCGCTAGAGGCCTCGATTTCAGAGCTTCAAGAGGAGATGATTTCACTCCATTATCAACTGAGTCAAGAAAGAAATGAAAGGAGACTTGCTGAATACCGATTGCAACGTTCTAATTCCAAGAAGACATCTTCACCTTCCTGGCAG GAGAGCCAATTATCTTCAAAAATGCATCCCAAGTGTAGCGGGCCTGTGAATACTGGGAAGCTCACTAAAGAGCTTTCTTCTAAGGGACTATGGAATCATCCTAATCGGTTATCAGAGGAGATGGTGCGATGCATGAGAAGTATTTTCATCTCTTTGGCTGAATCTTCCCCTTCGTCAAATGGCACCACAATGGATTTGCCAAGTTCACCCCGTGCTCATCCTTCAAATGCTCCATCATGGTCATTATCTGAACACTTGATGGTTCCCATGTGGGCAAAAAGCCCACAGATTGATTTGCCTCATGATTCGGAGGTGCTAGGAACAGACAGTACTTTTGACCCTTATAAAGTCAGTGGAAAATTAAGTTGGTTGGAGATTGGGAGATATGGATTGGCAACAGAAGTTTCTTGGATGTCAGTTGGTAAAAGGCAGCTGGAATATGCTGCAGGATCACTGCGGAGATTCAG GATACTTGTTGAGCAATTGGCCAAAGTGAATCCTATCCTCTTGAGCAGTGATGAAAAGCTGGCTTTCTGGATCAACTTGTATAACGCCTTGATTATGCAT GCTTATCTGGCATATGGGGTCCCGCGAAGTGAAATGAAGTTCTTTTCGTTGCTGCAAAAG GCAGCTTATACAGTCGGTGGCCAATTATTCAGTGCTGCTGTCATTGAGTATGTGATCCTGAAGATGAGACCACCTATTCATCGTCCTCAAATT GCTCTGCTACTGCCTCTTAACAAGCTAAAGGTATCAGAGGAACAAAAAAAATTCGCAATTGATTCTTATGAACCAAATATCGCATTTGCCCTCAGCTGTGGGATGTACTCATCGCCTGCG ATTCAGGTGTTCACAGCAAAGAATGTCAGAGATGAACTTGAAGCAGCACAGCGTGATTTCATTCGGGCTTCTGTTGGTGTGAGTAGCAAAGGGAAGTTGCTGGTTCCAAAGATGCTGCACTGCTTTTCCAGAAATAACGTTGATGATTCAAAACTTGCTCAGTGGATATCGCGTTATCTGCCTCAGGAGCAGGCTGCTTTCATCGAGCAACACATTACTCAAAAGCGGCAGAAGCTATTTGGTTCTCGGAATTGTGGGGTCCTTCCTTTTGATTCTCGGTTTCGCTACCTTTTTGTGCCTGAAATGGTTTACCAATAA
- the LOC110774737 gene encoding protein HIGH CHLOROPHYLL FLUORESCENCE PHENOTYPE 173, chloroplastic, whose product MAAAAASIHLLSARTNSSRKRLNFMSTDKYRTTQIVIIPKASASTENSSTSGKKDSKLTKKNKKFKEEENVNDQKEQISNNAETEKSGKSSDSTDVIKRIDEAVNPVGLGRKSRQIFDEVWKKFSNLGQISRTEYDDVSSNNLLAFGEFTIPDAQNTTVLVIGASSRIGRLVVRKLMLRGYTVKGLVRRIDQEVTDMLPRSVELVVGDVGDPVSLQNAVEGCNKIIYCATARSSITGDLNRVDNRGVYNVAKAFQDYNNQLAQLRAGKSSKSKFLIAKFKSEDSLQGWEVRQGTYFQDVVASKYDGGMDAKFEFNENGLAIFSGYVFTRGGYVDLSKKLSLPLGFTLDRYEGLVLSVGGNGRSYVVILETGPLADSSQSKLYFARINTKSGFCRVRVPFSAFRPVNPSDPPMDPFLAHTLTIRFEPRRQRPVEGPNGMKQDPRSFELILEYIKALPSGQETDFILVSCTGSGIETSRREQVLKAKKAGEDSLRRSGLGYTIVRPGPLKEEPGGQRALIFDQGNRISQGISCADVADICVKALHDSTARNKSFDVCYEYVAEQGQELYELVAHLPDKANNYLTPALSVLEKNT is encoded by the exons ATGGCGGCGGCAGCTGCATCAATTCATCTTCTTTCTGCGAGAACAAACAGCAGCAGAAAGAGGTTGAATTTCATGTCAACTGACAAATACAGAACAACCCAGATTGTAATTATTCCCAAAGCATCTGCAAGTACAGAAAACAGCAGCACATCAGGGAAAAAAGACAGCAAACTGACAAAAAAGAACAAGAAGtttaaggaagaagagaatgtTAATGATCAAAAGGAGCAAATTAGTAACAATGCTGAAACAGAGAAGAGTGGGAAGAGTAGTGATAGTACTGATGTGATCAAAAGGATTGATGAGGCCGTGAACCCGGTCGGGTTAGGGAGGAAATCGAGGCAGATATTTGACGAGGTTTGGAAGAAGTTCTCGAATTTGGGTCAGATTTCTAGGACTGAGTATGATGATGTTAGTAGTAATAATTTGTTGGCGTTTGGGGAGTTTACAATTCCTGATGCTCAGAATACTACTGTTCTTGTTATTGGTGCTTCCAGTCGTATTGGCCGCCTCGTTGTTCGTAAGCTCATGCTTCGAGGTTATACGGTTAAG GGGTTGGTTCGGAGAATTGATCAGGAAGTGACGGATATGCTGCCAAGGTCAGTGGAGTTAGTGGTTGGGGATGTGGGAGATCCTGTTAGCCTCCAAAATGCGGTGGAAGGTTGCAACAAAATCATCTATTGTGCAACTGCTCGTTCATCCATTACAGGGGATCTCAACAGAGTTGACAATCGTGGAGTCTACAATGTTGCTAAAGCCTTTCAG GACTACAACAACCAATTAGCACAACTGCGGGCTGGtaaaagcagcaaaagcaaatTTCTGATTGCAAAATTCAAATCAGAAGATTCACTTCAAGGATGGGAAGTACGTCAGGGGACTTATTTCCAGGATGTGGTTGCCAGCAAATATGATGGAGGAATGGATGCCAAATTTGAGTTCAACGAGAATGGCCTTGCCATTTTCTCTG GATATGTTTTCACCAGAGGAGGATATGTAGATCTGTCAAAAAAGCTTTCTCTTCCTTTGGGTTTTACTCTAGACCG GTATGAAGGTCTTGTTCTTTCAGTTGGTGGCAATGGTCGTTCTTATGTTGTAATCCTTGAAACTGGTCCTCTGGCAGATTCATCCCAAAGCAAATTGTATTTTGCTAGAATTAATACAAAATCAGGATTTTGCAGG GTCAGAGTTCCATTTTCAGCCTTCCGCCCAGTGAATCCAAGTGATCCACCAATGGATCCATTTCTCGCTCACACTTTGACCATACGCTTTGAGCCTAGAAGACAG AGACCTGTTGAAGGGCCTAATGGGATGAAGCAAGATCCAAGAAGTTTCGAGCTAATCTTGGAATACATAAAAGCCTTACCC AGTGGTCAGGAAACAGACTTCATTTTGGTATCTTGTACAGGATCAGGAATTGAGACCTCGAGAAGGGAGCAGGTTTTGAAAGCTAAGAAG GCTGGTGAAGATTCATTGAGAAGATCAGGACTAGGTTATACAATAGTCCGTCCAGGTCCATTAAAG GAAGAACCTGGTGGGCAACGTGCTTTGATATTTGACCAGGGAAACCGAATTTCTCAG GGAATAAGTTGTGCTGATGTGGCCGATATCTGCGTGAAGGCGTTGCATGATTCTACAGCCAGAAATAAGAGCTTCGAC GTGTGCTATGAGTATGTGGCTGAGCAAGGCCAGGAGCTTTATGAACTT GTGGCACATTTACCTGATAAGGCAAATAATTATTTGACACCAGCACTCTCAGTTCTTGAGAAGAACACCTAA
- the LOC110774722 gene encoding uncharacterized protein, whose product MMLVLHSGVSNSSSNITQTLKSITFNREIYHHHHHYSQSLSSSSIWKLINVNGRNCQAIHGIGMLAAAVVLSTPPPSEETLANIPQELSGKTCDLLDKECNMKNRIQRPKSRNAESCTTKCVGTCIRGGDGSPGEGPFNVRRPIIVFKQGFRSRQYCLVECSDICNLLDDADKRR is encoded by the exons ATGATGCTGGTATTGCACAGTGGTGTCAGTAACAGCAGCAGCAATATTACCCAAACTCTAAAATCCATAACTTTCAACAGGGAGATataccatcatcatcatcattattcaCAATCTCTCTCCTCATCTTCAATATGGAAGCTCATCAATGTAAATGGGAGGAACTGTCAGGCGATCCATGGCATAGGAATGCTAGCAGCTGCAGTGGTGCTTTCTACGCCGCCTCCATCCGAGGAGACGTTGGCTAATATACCCCAAGAACTTTCAGGCAAGACTTGTGATCTCTTGGACAAGGAGTGTAATATGAAGAACAGAATCCAACGACCAAAGTCTAGGAATGCTGAGTCTTGTACTACCAAATGTGTTGGCACTTGTATTCGTGGTGGTGATGGCTCACCTGGTGAAGGTCCTTTTAATGTTCGAAG ACCTATTATTGTTTTTAAGCAAGGATTTCGAAGTCGACAATATTG CTTGGTGGAATGCTCAGATATATGCAACTTGCTAGATGATGCTGATAAGCGCCGTTGA
- the LOC110805792 gene encoding glutathione S-transferase U8-like, producing MIMAADPEMKLLGLWCSPYSRRVEIALSLKGLAYDYIEEDIQNKSPELLKYNPVHHKVPVLVRDGKPIAESLVILEYIDEMWNDQKPAILPQQPYERATARFWARFIDDKCLPSILKAFWGPENEQEIAEKEARLNLKTLEKELEGKKFFGGASIGYLDIVANFIAYWLDAIQKAAGKEILTKEAFPLLFKWKQDFIACKVVKENLPPWERLVAYYQIRIEAAKASKR from the exons ATGATTATGGCTGCTGATCCAGAAATGAAGCTGCTAGGATTATGGTGCAGCCCTTACAGTAGAAGAGTAGAGATTGCTCTAAGTTTGAAAGGTTTAGCATATGATTACATTGAAGAAGATATCCAAAATAAAAGTCCTGAGCTTCTGAAATACAATCCTGTTCATCATAAGGTTCCTGTTCTTGTCCGCGATGGTAAACCCATCGCGGAATCACTTGTGATTTTGGAGTACATCGATGAGATGTGGAACGACCAAAAGCCGGCTATCTTGCCTCAACAACCTTATGAACGTGCTACGGCGCGATTTTGGGCTAGATTCATTGATGACAAG TGTTTGCCATCGATCTTGAAAGCCTTTTGGGGACCGGAAAATGAACAAGAAATAGCTGAAAAAGAAGCGCGATTGAACTTGAAAACACTAGAAAAAGAGCTAGAAGGGAAGAAATTCTTTGGAGGAGCAAGCATAGGTTATCTTGACATAGTAGCCAATTTCATTGCATATTGGCTTGACGCAATTCAAAAGGCAGCTGGAAAGGAAATACTAACAAAAGAGGCATTTCCATTGCTATTCAAATGGAAACAAGATTTTATTGCTTGTAAAGTTGTTAAAGAAAATCTCCCCCCTTGGGAACGACTCGTTGCTTACTACCAAATCCGCATTGAAGCTGCCAAGGCTTCAAAACGATGA